In a single window of the Orcinus orca chromosome 9, mOrcOrc1.1, whole genome shotgun sequence genome:
- the LOC101277389 gene encoding unconventional myosin-Ig isoform X2, producing the protein MEDEGPECGKPDFVLLDQVTMEDFMENLKLRFEKGHIYTYIGEVLVSVNPYQELPLYGPEAIARYQGRELYERPPHLYAVANAAYRAMKRRSRDTCIVISGESGAGKTEASRHIMQYIAAVTNPSQRAEVERVKDVLLKSTCVLEAFGNARTNRNHNSSRFGKYMDINFDFKGDPVGGHIHSYLLEKSRVLKQHVGERNFHAFYQVLRGCEDKELQELHLQRNPALYNFTRQGAGLSVLDSDEKSHHQAVTEAMRVIGFSPEEVASVHRILAAILHLGNIKFVELEEGSLEQRGLAVTDEVLVDHVAELTATPREMVLRCLLARTVASGGRELIEKGHTAAEASYARDACAKAVYQRLFEWVVDRINRVMEPRDRDPRRDGKDTVIGVLDIYGFEVFPVNSFEQFCINYCNEKLQQLFIQLILKQEQEEYEREGIAWQSVEYFNNATIVDLVERPHRGILAVLDEACGSAGPITDRIFLQTLDTHHRHHPHYTSRQLCPTDKTMEFGRDFRIKHYAGDVMYSVEGFIDKNRDSLFQDFKRLLYNSTDPTLRAMWPDGQQDITEVTKRPLTAGTLFKNSMVALVENLASKEPFYIRCIKPNEDKVAAKLDEGHCRHQVTYLGLLENVRVRRAGFASRQPYSRFLLRYKMTCEYTWPNHLLGSDRAAVSALLEQHGLQGDVAFGHSKLFIRSPRTLVTLEQSRACLIPIIVLLLQKAWRGTLARRHFRRLRAVYTIMRWFRRHKVRAHLAEMQRRFQAARQPPLYGRDLVWPLPPAVLQPFQDICQALFCRWRARQLVKNIPPSDMAQIKAKVAAMAALQELRQDWGCRRAWARDYLSSATDNPTASGLFAQRLKTLREKDGFGAVLFSSHVRKVNRFNKSRDRALLLTDRHLYKLEPGRQYRVMRAVPLDVVTGLSVTSGRDQLVVLHARGYDDLVVCLHRSRPPLDNRVGELVGVLAAHCQGEGRALEVRVSDCIPLTQRGARRLVSVEPKSEQPEPDFRCSRGAFTLLWPDC; encoded by the exons ATGGAGGACGAAGGACCTGAGTGCGGCAAGCCCGACTTTGTGCTTTTGGACCAAGTGACCATGGAAGACTTCATGGAGAACCTGAAGCTCAG GTTCGAGAAGGGCCACATCTACACGTACATCGGTGAAGTGCTGGTGTCCGTGAACCCCTACCAGGAGCTGCCCCTGTACGGGCCCGAGGCCATCGCCAGGTACCAGGGACGCGAGCTCTATGAGCGGCCGCCCCACCTGTACGCTGTGGCCAACGCTGCCTACAGGGCGATGAAGCGCCGGTCCAGGGATACCTGCATTGTTATCTCAG GGGAGAGTGGGGCAGGGAAGACGGAAGCCAGCAGGCACATCATGCAGTACATCGCTGCCGTCACCAACCCGAGCCAGCGGGCCGAGGTGGAgag GGTCAAGGACGTGCTGCTCAAGTCCACCTGCGTGCTGGAGGCCTTCGGCAACGCTCGCACCAACCGCAACCACAACTCCAGCCGCTTCGGCAAGTACATGGATATCAACTTTGACTTCAAAGGAGACCCTGTGGGGGGACACATCCACAGCTACCTGCTGGAGAAG TCTCGGGTCCTCAAGCAGCACGTGGGCGAGAGGAACTTCCATGCCTTCTACCAG GTGCTGCGGGGCTGTGAGGACAAAGAGCTGCAAGAACTGCACCTGCAGAGAAACCCTGCGCTATATAATTTCACCCGCCAGGGGGCGGGGCTCAGT GTCTTGGACAGCGATGAGAAGAGCCACCACCAGGCGGTGACGGAGGCCATGCGGGTGATCGGCTTCAGTCCTGAGGAGGTGGCCTCCGTGCACCGGATCCTGGCCGCCATTCTGCACCTG GGAAACATCAAGTTTGTGGAGCTGGAGGAGGGCAGTCTGGAGCAGAGGGGCCTGGCGGTGACTGATGAGGTGCTGGTGGACCACGTGGCTGAGCTGACGGCCACACCCCGGGAGATGGTGCTGCGCTGCCTGCTGGCTCGCACCGTGGCCTCGGGAGGCAGGGAACTCATCGAGAAGGGCCACACTGCGGCCGAGGCCAGCTATGCCCGGGACGCCTGTGCCAAG GCAGTGTACCAGCGGCTGTTTGAGTGGGTGGTGGACCGGATCAACCGTGTCATGGAACCCCGGGACCGGGACCCCCGACGCGACGGCAAGGACACAGTCATCGGCGTGCTGGACATCTACGGCTTCGAGGTGTTCCCTGTCAACAG CTTCGAGCAGTTCTGCATCAATTACTGCAACGAGAAGCTGCAGCAGCTCTTCATCCAGCTCATCCTGAAGCAGGAGCAGGAAGAGTACGAGCGGGAGGGCATCGCCTGGCAGAGC GTGGAGTACTTCAACAACGCCACCATCGTGGACCTGGTGGAGCGGCCCCACCGGGGCATCCTGGCTGTGCTGGATGAGGCCTGCGGCAGTGCGGGCCCCATCACCGACCGGATCTTCCTGCAGACCCTGGACACGCACCACCGCCACCACCCGCACTACACCAGCCGCCAG CTCTGCCCCACAGACAAGACCATGGAGTTTGGCCGAGACTTCCGGATCAAGCACTATGCAGGGGATGTCAT GTACTCGGTGGAGGGCTTCATTGACAAGAACAGAGACTCCCTCTTCCAGGACTTCAAGCGGCTGCTGTACAACAG CACGGACCCCACCCTGCGGGCCATGTGGCCAGATGGGCAGCAGGACATCACGGAGGTGACCAAGCGCCCCCTGACGGCTGGCACGCTCTTCAAGAACTCCATGGTGGCCCTGGTGGAAAACCTGGCCTCCAAG GAGCCCTTCTACATCCGCTGCATCAAGCCCAATGAGGACAAGGTGGCCGCGAAGCTGGACGAGGGCCACTGTCGGCACCAGGTCACATACCTGGGGCTGCTGGAGAACGTGAGGGTCCGCAGGGCTGGCTTCGCTTCCCGCCAGCCCTATTCTCGATTCCTGCTCAG GTACAAGATGACCTGTGAGTACACGTGGCCAAACCACCTGCTGGGCTCCGATAGGGCGGCCGTGAGCGCCCTCCTGGAGCAGCACGGGCTGCAGGGGGACGTGGCCTTCGGCCACAGCAAACTCTTCATCCGTTCGCCCCGGACGCTGGTCACGCTGGAGCAGAGCCGCGCGTGTCTCATCCCCATCATCGTGCTGCTGCTACAGAAG GCATGGCGGGGCACGCTGGCCAGGCGGCACTTCCGGCGACTGAGGGCCGTCTACACCATCATGCGCTGGTTCCGGAGGCACAAGGTGCGGGCTCACCTGGCAGAGATGCAGCGGCGATTCCAGGCTGCACGGCAGCCCCCGCTCTACGGCCGTGACCTTGTGTGGCCGCTGCCCCCTGCTGTGCTGCAGCCTTTCCAGGACATCTGCCAGGCGCTCTTCTGCAG GTGGCGGGCCCGGCAGCTGGTGAAGAACATCCCCCCTTCAGACATGGCTCAGATCAAGGCCAAGGTGGCCGCCATGGCGGCCCTGCAGGAGCTGCGACAGGACTGGGGCTGCCGGCGGGCCTGGGCCCGGGACTACTTGTCCTCC GCCACAGACAACCCCACAGCCTCAGGCCTGTTTGCTCAGCGACTGAAGACGCTTCGGGAAAAGGACGGCTTCGGGGCCGTGCTCTTCTCCAGCCATGTCCGAAAG GTGAATCGCTTCAACAAAAGCCGGGACCGGGCGCTTCTGCTCACAGACCGGCACCTCTACAAGCTGGAGCCGGGCCGGCAGTACCGGGTGATGCGGGCCGTGCCCCTGGACGTG GTGACCGGGCTGAGCGTGACCAGCGGGCGGGACCAGCTGGTGGTGCTGCACGCGCGGGGCTACGACGACCTGGTGGTGTGTCTGCACCGCTCCCGGCCGCCACTGGATAACCGCGTCGGGGAGCTGGTGGGCGTGCTGGCCGCGCACTGCCAGGG GGAGGGCCGGGCCCTGGAGGTCCGCGTCTCCGACTGCATCCCGCTGACCCAGCGCGGGGCTCGGCGCCTGGTCTCCGTGGAGCCCAAGTCGGAGCAGCCAGAGCCGGATTTCCGCTGCAGCCGCGGTGCCTTCACCCTCCTGTGGCCGGACTGCTGA